One part of the Oceanihabitans sp. IOP_32 genome encodes these proteins:
- the dut gene encoding dUTP diphosphatase yields MQIRIINKSNHELPHYETMASAGMDLRANISESRTLKPLERSIVGTGLFIELPIGYEAQVRPRSGLAAKHGITLLNAPGTIDADYRGEIGVILVNLSNKDFVINNGERIAQLVIAKHERAQWKQVEKLSDTARGAGGFGSTGVK; encoded by the coding sequence ATGCAAATAAGAATAATAAACAAATCGAATCATGAGTTACCGCATTATGAAACCATGGCCTCTGCAGGTATGGATTTACGAGCAAACATATCAGAATCGAGAACTTTAAAACCTTTAGAAAGGAGTATCGTAGGCACTGGTTTATTTATAGAATTACCTATAGGGTACGAAGCCCAGGTACGACCAAGAAGTGGTTTAGCCGCCAAGCACGGTATTACTTTATTAAATGCCCCAGGAACTATTGATGCCGATTATAGAGGTGAAATAGGTGTTATTTTGGTAAATTTATCTAACAAAGATTTTGTAATTAATAATGGCGAGCGCATCGCTCAATTAGTTATCGCAAAACACGAGCGTGCCCAGTGGAAACAAGTCGAAAAACTTTCGGATACTGCTAGAGGTGCCGGAGGGTTTGGAAGTACAGGGGTGAAGTAA